The sequence CGGGTCTGCAAGCGCAGCAAACGAAATCGCCGCGCTGGCCTTCGTGAACACCGTCGTGGCCACAGCCGGTGCGATCCTCTCCTGGGTCTTCGGTGAGTGGGCGGTGCGCGGTAAACCTTCCCTGCTGGGTGCCTGTTCTGGCGCAATCGCGGGCCTGGTCGGTATCACGCCTGCCTGTGGTTATGTGGGTGTCGGTGGTGCGCTGCTGGTAGGTTTGGTTGCAGGTCTTGCAGGTCTGTGGGGCGTAACGGCACTGAAACGCGTGCTGCGCGTTGATGACCCTTGCGATGTATTTGGGGTGCACGGTGTGTGCGGCATCGTCGGCTGTATCATGACCGGTATCTTCGCCGCGAAATCGCTGGGTGGCGTGGGCTATGCAGAAGGTGTCACTATGGTTCATCAGGTACTGGTGCAGCTGGAAAGTATTGCTATCACCGTGGTGTGGTCTGCCGTTGTCGCTTTTATTGGCTACAAGCTGGCGGACATGACTGTGGGTCTGCGCGTACCGGAAGAGCAGGAGCGCGAAGGTCTGGATGTGAACAGCCACGGTGAGAATGCGTATAACGCATAACCAACAGCAAAACGGCAATCTCGATTGCCGTTTTTAATGTTTATTCCCTCTCCCTGTGGGAGAGGGCCAGGGTGAGGGCATCAGGCCGCACGTTATTAACCGCGATTACGCATTACCCCTTCCTGCACCGTTGAAGCGACCAGCACGCCGTCCTGCGTATAAAACTCTCCACGCACAAACCCGCGAGCGCTCGATGCCGACGTACTCTCCACGCTGTAAAGCAGCCACTCATTCATGTTGAAGGGACGGTGGAACCACATGGAGTGGTCGATGGTCGCGACCTGCATCCCTTTTTCGAGGAACCCGACGCCGTGCGGCTGCAGTGCCACCGGCAGAAAGTTAAAATCTGACGCATACCCGAGCAGATACTGATGCACGCGGAAATCTTCCGGCACGGTACCGTTGGCGCGGATCCAGACCTGGCGCTTCGGCTCGGCGGTGTGACCCTTCATCGGGTTATGGAACTCGACGGGGCGGATCTCCAGCGGTTTATCGCACAGAAATTTCTCTTTGACCTGTGGCGGAAGCAGATGCGCCAGCGCACGGGCGATATCGGTCTCTGATTTGAGCGTGTCTGGCGACGGTGCCGGCGGCATCGTTTTCTGATGCTCGTATCCCGGTTCCGGTGCCTGGAACGAGGCGGTCATATAGAAGATGGGCTTACCGTTCTGAATGGCCGCCACGCGGCGGGCACTGAAACTATTACCGTCACGCAGAACTTCAACATCATACACAATCGGTTTTGCGCTATCGCCAGGGCGTAAGAAATAGCTGTGGAACGAATGCACCAGACGGTCTGCCGGGACGGTCTCCTTTGCCGCGTACAGCGCTTGTCCAACGACTTGCCCACCGAAGACCTGGCGCAAGCCTAAATCTTCACTCTGTCCGCGAAAGAGTCCTTCCTCAATTTTTTCCAGATTCAGTAATGTCAGCAGATTGTTCAGTGCCTGACTCATAGTTGTCCTCAATAAACGCCGTAGCGAAAGATAGGCAGAGTATAACGCAGAAATGTAAGTGGTCCGATGGGTAGAATAATCTTAATATCGGCACGTTTTCAGGCATTAATCGGTGATCTGTGCCACACTTGAATATGTTATGTGATTGAAACGACATCGGATGGGATCGATCCCGCTGGTGCATTGATGATAAGGAGACTTCAATGAAACTCGTGCCTATGCTAAGTGGTGTAGCTATTGCGGTGGCGTTGTCCGCCTGTGCCGGTAAGAGCGCCCAGGTGCCGGTACCTGCAGCCGATCCGAACGGGATTAATACCCTTTCACAGCAATCCATTCAGCAGCCTAATGTTTCCGGTACCATCTGGATCAAACAGAGAGTCGCTTTGCCGCCGGATGCGGTATTAACGGTTACGCTGTCTGATGCTTCCTTGGCCGACGCGCCGTCGAAAGTCCTGGCTCAGCGTGCGGTTCGCACTGAAGGTAAGCAGGCGCCATTTAGCTTCGTGCTGCCATATAACCCGTCAGACGTACAGCCGAATGCCCGTATCCTGCTGAGTGCCGCGGTAACGATCAACGATAAGCTGGTCTTTATTACCGATACGGTTCAGGAAGCCATTAACCACGGTGGGACTAAAGTCGACCTGAATCTGGTTCCCGTACAGCAAACCGCAGTGCCGGTTGCTCCACAGACCAATCAGCCGTCCCTTCCAACCCCACCGACCCAGATGTAATTGTTGCTATCACCCTCTCCTTCGGGGGAGGGGTTAGTACACCCAGCGGTACTTTTGCAAATCTATCTGTCCCGATCCCGATACCTGCACACCCTCTGACAGTAATGCCTGGCGCTGACGCTGGAGATCCGGTCCGGTCAGCGAGATGGCACCATGACGATTCACCACGCGATGCCAGGGCAGCGTGCTTCCTTCCGGCAGCCGTTTAAGAACGCCGCCTACCTGTCGCGCCGCGCGCGGTGAACCGGCCAGCTGTGCGACATCACCATAGGTTGTGACGTAGCCTTCCGGGATTGAGGCCACAATTTGCCATACGCGCTGGGGAAAGGAGTCGTGTTCGTCCATACCTGCACCTGTGGGGATCATCTGGACAGCCATGGTAAACGAAGATTGCCCTGATTGCTGCGCCTGTTTGCGCAATAAACCAGCATCCGGTTCCGGGTCGCTTGCAATTGGGTCTTCGCACAGGGATAATGCGCCAGCGCGTTGGTTATCAACGCTCTCAATGGGGGCTCTGTTGGTTCTCCCGCAACGCTACTCTGTTCACCAGGTCAGGTCCGGAAGGAAGCAGCCAGGGCAGACGACGTGGGTGCCGGGATGTAGCTGGCAGGGCCCCCACCCATTTACGGCCTCGTACAAACCTTCCTGCGTTACCTCTCTCTGTAGTCATTATTCCACAATACTATAACGCCTATATGCTGTAATATATATTTCATCGTGCTGAAATATTATCGTCATAAACCTGTAATAATAGACTGGCATTTTATAATTGGACGTCTATTTAACACCAAAATTCAAAAAAATATAAATCTGGATAACAGTGTTAACTTCGTGTATTACATAAAGTACTTATTCCGAAGGGAAGTGACAAACATGGCTACTGCGGTTTTAAATGTTAAAATTGACGACGCGCTAAAAGAAAGGCTTCGCCACTATGCGGAAGTGAATAACGAGAATTTAAGCGTGACCACAGAGAAACTGCTGCTGCTGGCGTTTGAAGCAGTAGAAGAGGCGGGAGTATCGGAAGAAGATATTGATAATCAGCATACGGAAGAAGAGAGTGTTTCTCCTTTTACTCCTAAAGAAATCAAAGCACTACGTAAACTTCTGAAGAAGAGAAAATGAAACAACAACTGTCAACTGCCAGTGACTACAACGAGGCCTGCGATCTCTTGCGCTCAGGCTATGTGAAGCATGTACGTCTTGGCTGGAATGTTGGAAGCGATGAGTTCTTTCGTATTGCGTCTGACTGGTGTGATACCGGTGCAAAAATAAAGAAAGACGGTGATAACTTCGTTATTTCGCTGAAAGGTTTCCCTATTCCTCCGCAACATTAATTGTTGTCCAGTGAAAACTGCTGACTGCATATATTACAGTCAGCAGTTTTTATTTTATGATCCCCTTCAAATTTTTTATTCTTAAACCAGACTGCGTTTGATGGCCGGCTCATTTGAATGTAATGCACGCCATAAGGGTTTAATCCGCAGTAACGCCGCTTCCATTTCCGCTGGCTCCAGCGAGAAGGGCATGCGCAAAAAGCGGTCAAACGCCCCCGATAAGCCAAACCGTGTGCCCGTTCCCAGGTTAATCCCGATGATTTCTGCCCGCGCGGCAAGCTGTGTCGCCAGCATGCCGGGAAGTTCGATCCAGTAAGAAAGTCCGCCTTCCGCCTCATGGAATCGCCACTCGGGAAAATGTTCACGCAGCAGTTCACTGCATCGATCGCGCCGTTCCGCAAGCATCTTGCGGCGAGCGGGCAGAAAACGTTCGCTATTGTTGATAAGCCACAGCGTCGCCAGTTGCT comes from Enterobacter kobei and encodes:
- the tesB gene encoding acyl-CoA thioesterase II codes for the protein MSQALNNLLTLLNLEKIEEGLFRGQSEDLGLRQVFGGQVVGQALYAAKETVPADRLVHSFHSYFLRPGDSAKPIVYDVEVLRDGNSFSARRVAAIQNGKPIFYMTASFQAPEPGYEHQKTMPPAPSPDTLKSETDIARALAHLLPPQVKEKFLCDKPLEIRPVEFHNPMKGHTAEPKRQVWIRANGTVPEDFRVHQYLLGYASDFNFLPVALQPHGVGFLEKGMQVATIDHSMWFHRPFNMNEWLLYSVESTSASSARGFVRGEFYTQDGVLVASTVQEGVMRNRG
- a CDS encoding YbaY family lipoprotein; protein product: MKLVPMLSGVAIAVALSACAGKSAQVPVPAADPNGINTLSQQSIQQPNVSGTIWIKQRVALPPDAVLTVTLSDASLADAPSKVLAQRAVRTEGKQAPFSFVLPYNPSDVQPNARILLSAAVTINDKLVFITDTVQEAINHGGTKVDLNLVPVQQTAVPVAPQTNQPSLPTPPTQM
- a CDS encoding MGMT family protein: MDEHDSFPQRVWQIVASIPEGYVTTYGDVAQLAGSPRAARQVGGVLKRLPEGSTLPWHRVVNRHGAISLTGPDLQRQRQALLSEGVQVSGSGQIDLQKYRWVY